The following coding sequences lie in one Arachis ipaensis cultivar K30076 chromosome B03, Araip1.1, whole genome shotgun sequence genomic window:
- the LOC107629589 gene encoding uncharacterized protein LOC107629589, translating to MDPKAFLLQKFNVTARQQIANLLDCTSWSGAGPGLMNAVTQDLRWREVKKAIPLKKRRGEFDNNMEENISDSNRKKTNKIQSRSSRTKTTKMNMAWEQDEDAIIKDEEKEAEEEVVAVDEEEGLIHV from the exons ATGGATCCTAAAGcattcttgcttcaaaaattCAATGTGACAGCTAGACAACAA ATAGCAAATCTTTTGGATTGCACTTCATGGTCAGGGGCTGGACCAGGGTTAATGAATGCAGTTACTCAAG ATTTGAGATGGCGTGAGGTAAAGAAGGCAATTCCgctaaagaaaagaagaggagagTTTGATaataacatggaagaaaatatTAGCGACAGCAACAGAAAGAAGACGAACAAAATCCAGAGTCGTAGCAGCAGAACGAAGACGACTAAGATGAACATGGCGTGGGAGCAAGATGAAGACGCAATTAtcaaagatgaagaaaaagaagccGAGGAAGAAGTAGTAGCAGTAGATGAAGAAGAAGGTTTAATCCATGTTTAA